From the genome of Planctomycetota bacterium:
CCGGCGAACATAGCCAGGTGGCCGGTGAGCACCCAGGCGGTGAGGGGGCCGGCGGCGTCGGGGAAGTTGGAGGCGGGTGTGCCGCCGTTGCGGATGCACCAGAAGAGGTCCTCGATGGGGCCGCCGTGGGCGCGGGGCAGGGTCTTCTCGGGCGGCTTGAAGTCGTTGCGCCGCTCTTCGGTGATGATGTAGGGCTCGTGGCCCATGAGGCCCTTGTCGCCGATGAGCAGGCTGGCCTCGCCGAACTTGCGGTCGTACTTCTTCTCGACCTCTTTCATCACCTCGGGCTTCAGGTCGCCGTGGTCGTAGGCGTAGACCTTGCACGGCGGCTGGCCCTCGCGCTCGGGCAGCTCCCACAGGAGCACGTTGTCCTGGGGATACATCTCCTCGCTGCCGCCCTTGGTGTGGAGGCAGGTGACGGAGAACTTCTTGAGGGTGTAGATCTTGAGCGGCCAGAAGATGCGGGCGAGGTGGTGGCAGGCCATGTCGCCGATGGTGCCGGTGCCGAATTGGCGCCACGAGCGCCACGAGAAGGGGTGGAGGCCGTCGTGGTAGTCGCGGTGCGGGGCGGGGCCAAGCCACTCGTCCCAGTGCAGGCCCTCGGGCACGGGCTTCGAGGCGGGCCGGCCGCCGCTGCCGCCAAAGTTGCGGCCGAGGATGGTGTGGGTCTCGGTGATGTTGCCGATGGCGCCGGCCCAGGTGAACTCGACGAGGCGGCGCATGCCCTCGTCGCAGTAGCCCTGGTTGCCCATCTGGGTGCAGACCTTCTTCTCGCGGGCCGCCTTGGCGAGGGCGTAGCACTCGTAGATGTTGTGGGCGAGCGGCTTCTGGGCGAAGGCGTGCTTGCCGAGCTGGATGGCGCGAATCGAGGCCGGGGCGTGATGGTGGTCGGGCGTGCCGGTGAGCACCACGTCGAGGTCCTTGTGGCACTCGTCGAGCATCTTGCGGTAGTCGGTGTAGACTTTGGGCGGGGGAGCGTCCTTGGCGCGTTCCTGGACGATCTTCATCGCTTCGGCGGCGCGCTTGTCCTCGATCTCCACGATGGCCACGAGGCGCTCGCGGAGGCCCTGGTCGAGGCTGTAGCCGCCCATGCCGCGCGCGCCCACCACGGCCACGCCGAGCTTCTGCGCGGGAGCGTCGGCCGCCAGAACGGTGAGGCGGCCGCCCAGGGCCGCCGCGCCGGCCGCCGCGGCCGCGCCGAACCGCAGGAACTCGCGCCGCGCCATCCCCTCCGCCCGTTTCGCCCGCCTGCCTTCGCCTGCCACGTCTCTTCTCCTGTCGGCAAGGGTATCCTTACTCCCGAACCGCGCACGATTCTAGCCATTTGCCGGCGACTGCGCAAGGCATTCCATCGCCGCCCCGTCCGCGGTATAATGTGGGCCATGTGTGAGCGAGGCGTTCTGGCTCTCGGCCTGGTGTGTCTGGCGGGCGCGCTGGCGGCGGCCGAGCCCGACGAGGCGCTGCGCGCACAACTCGCCTGGCAGATCGCGCTGGACCGCGTGGGCTTCTCGGGCGGCATTCTGGACGGCAAGGTGGGGCCGAAGGGCAAGCTGGCCACGCGCGAGTTCCAGCACGCCCGCGGCCTGCCGGCCACGGGCGCCCTCGACCCGAGGACGGCCGAGGCGCTGGGCGTGGCGCCCGACCGGGCGCTGGCGCCCTACACCGTGACCGCGGCCGACCTGGCCCTGGTGGGGCCTCTGCCCACCACGTGGCCCGAGAAGAGCAAGCAGGACCGCCTGCCGTATCCCTCGCTGGACGAGGCGCTGGCCGAGCGCTTCCACTGCACGCGCGCGCTGCTGGCCGCGCTGAACCCGGGCAAAGAGATCGCCCGCCTGGCCGCGGGCGATTCGCTCCTCGCGCCGGCCATCGCCCCATCCCCGCCCATCCCCCGGGCCGAAGCCCTCGAGGTCAACCTCACGGAGAAGGTCATCCGCGCTTTCGGAGAGGGCGGCAAGCTGGTGGGCCTCTTCCACTGCTCGATCGCGGCCGACAAGGCGCGGCTGCCCTCGGGCCAGGCGAGCGTGATCGTGATCTCGGAGAACCCCGCCTACACCTTCGACCCGAAGATGTGGCCCGAGGTGAAGGACGTGACCCAGAAGCTCACCATTCCGCCCGGCCCGCGCAACCCGGTGGGCCTGTGCTGGATCGGCCTGAGCCTGCCCGGCTACGGCATGCACGGCACGCCGATGCCCGAGATGATCGGCAAGACCGGCTCGCACGGCTGCTTCCGGCTGACGAACTGGGATGCGCTGCGCCTGGCGAAGATGGTGCGGGTGGGCACGCCGGTGCGCTTCACGGCCCGGCCGGGCGACTAGGCGGTTGTTTCCCCTCGACGAGCTCGACGACTCGCTCGGCGATGCGGCGGGCGGGCCGGCGCGGCGCGTAGGCCCGGGCCGCGGCGGCCAGGCGCTGGCGCGCCGCCTCGTCGCCGAGCAGGCGCTCGACGGCCGCGGCCAGCGGCTCGCCGGGCCGCGGGCACTCGACGACGCCCTGGGCCGCGAGGTGGCGGGCGTTGGCCACCTCCTGGCCCGCTAGCGGCGCGATGGCCAGCGTGGGCACGCCCACCGTCACGGCCTCGGTCATCGAGAGGCCGCCCGGCTTCGACACGAACAGGTCGCTCGCCGCCATCAGCTCGGCCACGTAGTCCACGAACCCGAACACGTGCAACCGGGTCTGGCCCACGGGCACTAGGCGCTCGAGGCGGGCGCGGAGCGCCGCGTTGCGCCCCGAGACCACCAGCACGTCGCGGGGCTTGCCGGCCGCCAGGAGGTCGCGCACGGCGCCCTCCATCGGCCCGAGGCCCAGGCTGCCGCCCATCAGCAGCACGACGGGCACGTCGGGGCGAATCTCGTGCTTCTCCTTGAGCGCGGCCACGTCGAACGGCCCCTCGAACGCGGGGTCAATCGGCACGCCCGTGGCCTCGAGGCGCTCGAGGGGGATGCCCGTGGCGGCGAGGCGGATGCGAAGGTCCTCGTCGGGGACGAAGAAGGCGTCAATCTGCCCATTGCGCCAGGAGGGATGGGCGTCGAAGTCGGTGACCACGGTGGCCGCGATGCCGCGATGGATGCCGCGGGCGCGCAGCGCGGCCGCGGCTTCGGACCCGGTGATTTGTGTGGCCAGGATGGCGTCGGGCTGGAACTCGCGGACGAGTTGCTCGAAGGGACGCAGGGCGCGCTGGAGCAGCCAGGGCGGCAGGGTGCCGCCGCGCCTGGGCGGGTGGCGATAGAGCCACCCCCACAGCCAGGGCGCGTGGCGCACGATGAACAGGTAGCCGGTGACGTAGAGGGTGCGGAACCAGGCGGCCGCGTGGTCGCGCAGGTCAATCGCGCGCACCTGCCAGCCGGGCGCCCGTTCGGCCATGGCGCGCGCGATGGCCTCGCCGGCCTTGCCGTGGCCGCCGCCGACCGACATCGCGACGATTAGCACACGCTGGCTCATCATCGGCAG
Proteins encoded in this window:
- a CDS encoding L,D-transpeptidase, producing the protein MCERGVLALGLVCLAGALAAAEPDEALRAQLAWQIALDRVGFSGGILDGKVGPKGKLATREFQHARGLPATGALDPRTAEALGVAPDRALAPYTVTAADLALVGPLPTTWPEKSKQDRLPYPSLDEALAERFHCTRALLAALNPGKEIARLAAGDSLLAPAIAPSPPIPRAEALEVNLTEKVIRAFGEGGKLVGLFHCSIAADKARLPSGQASVIVISENPAYTFDPKMWPEVKDVTQKLTIPPGPRNPVGLCWIGLSLPGYGMHGTPMPEMIGKTGSHGCFRLTNWDALRLAKMVRVGTPVRFTARPGD
- a CDS encoding Gfo/Idh/MocA family oxidoreductase, encoding MAGEGRRAKRAEGMARREFLRFGAAAAAGAAALGGRLTVLAADAPAQKLGVAVVGARGMGGYSLDQGLRERLVAIVEIEDKRAAEAMKIVQERAKDAPPPKVYTDYRKMLDECHKDLDVVLTGTPDHHHAPASIRAIQLGKHAFAQKPLAHNIYECYALAKAAREKKVCTQMGNQGYCDEGMRRLVEFTWAGAIGNITETHTILGRNFGGSGGRPASKPVPEGLHWDEWLGPAPHRDYHDGLHPFSWRSWRQFGTGTIGDMACHHLARIFWPLKIYTLKKFSVTCLHTKGGSEEMYPQDNVLLWELPEREGQPPCKVYAYDHGDLKPEVMKEVEKKYDRKFGEASLLIGDKGLMGHEPYIITEERRNDFKPPEKTLPRAHGGPIEDLFWCIRNGGTPASNFPDAAGPLTAWVLTGHLAMFAGVGKKLDWDVEKMECTNMPEINRFVKREYRKGWEV
- a CDS encoding glycosyltransferase, producing the protein MMSQRVLIVAMSVGGGHGKAGEAIARAMAERAPGWQVRAIDLRDHAAAWFRTLYVTGYLFIVRHAPWLWGWLYRHPPRRGGTLPPWLLQRALRPFEQLVREFQPDAILATQITGSEAAAALRARGIHRGIAATVVTDFDAHPSWRNGQIDAFFVPDEDLRIRLAATGIPLERLEATGVPIDPAFEGPFDVAALKEKHEIRPDVPVVLLMGGSLGLGPMEGAVRDLLAAGKPRDVLVVSGRNAALRARLERLVPVGQTRLHVFGFVDYVAELMAASDLFVSKPGGLSMTEAVTVGVPTLAIAPLAGQEVANARHLAAQGVVECPRPGEPLAAAVERLLGDEAARQRLAAAARAYAPRRPARRIAERVVELVEGKQPPSRPAGP